The following nucleotide sequence is from Triticum dicoccoides isolate Atlit2015 ecotype Zavitan chromosome 7B, WEW_v2.0, whole genome shotgun sequence.
CCAAAGCGGTATAGGTGATAACGTTGGGAGTTATTCCATCTTTTTGCATTTTAGTTATCAGCGCCATTGCGTTGTGAAGTTTCTTATCCTGAATTAACCCATACATCAGAGAGTTGTAGGTCCATGTATTTGGCTGGCAATCATCGTGTTCCATCATTTTCAAGACCTCTAGTGCGAAATCAACCTTCCCAATCTTGCAAAAGCCATCAATTACAGATGTGTAGGTGAACACATTTGGAACCAAACCAGTTGCCGAAATTTCAGCTAACAACTCCTTCGCCTCTTTTAACCTATCCTTCTTAATGAGGCTATTGATCAACTTCCCATAAACATGTATATCAAGTTTACACTTACTCAGCATCATATTATTTTTCACCCTGAGTGCATCATCAATCCTTTCAGCTTTGCAGTACCCATCGATCAGGATAGTGAATGTGACAACCGTAGGTGTAAAACCTCCTTTAACAGCACTATCCAGCAATTGCTCAGCTTCATCCATCTTCCCATCACAGAGGCCATGAATTAAAGTGTCGTATGTCCAATCATTCGGGTGGCACCCATTTCCTTCCATCAGCTCCTTAATCCCCAATGCATCCTGCATCCTTCCTGCCTTACAGTACCCTACGATCAttgcattatatgtcataacacttGGAGCAACACCTCCCCGAGACATCTCATCAAGCAACATCCTGGCGTCAGCAACCCTGCCCTCCTTACATAGGCCGCCGATCAGGAACATGTATGTGTGTGAATTTGGGGAGCACCCATCACCCCTCATCATCAAAAACAGCACGAGTGCCTCCCTTACACGCCGCGCCTCGCACAGGCCCTGAATCAAAATGGTGTAGGAGTACTCATTTCTCTGGCAACCGACCAGCGGCATCATCAGCAACAGCCAGCAGGCCCGCCTCAGGTTGCCCGTCCGGCAGTAACCCAGCACCAGCGCGTTACATGTGAACGTGTCCGGCTCCAGCCCACACTCCAGCAACAGCTTGAAGTACCGGTGCGCCTTGGGGAGGTCACCCTCCTTGCAGTAGGACTTAATCATGGCGTTGTACGTCTTGGTGTCCGGCAGCAGCCCGTCCCCGACGAGCTGCGAGTAGACCCTCTCCATCTCCTCCGTCATGTCGAAGCGCGCGAGCGACCTGAGCGCGAAGTTGTAGCAGGCCGGGGACAGCGCGTGGCGCGCGGCACCCGTTCGGCAGATTGCCCGCAAGGCGTCGGCGGAGACGCGCGTGTCCTCGGCGCTCCGCGAGCAGCCGAACATGGAGAAGACGAGCTGCTCGTAGCGCGCGGGGGAGCGCCAGCGCGAGAGGAGGTGGAGGAGCGCGGCGTGGGAGGCGGCGGTGTGGCGGAAGCCCTGGCGGCGCGCGACCCAGTCGAAGAAGGCGAGCGCCGTGGCCGGGTCCGGGGCGGCCGAGGGGGCGCGGAAGAGGTCGGCGACGAGGGCTGGCGTGACGGAGGGCGCCAGGCGCTTGTAGGCCCGGCCCTTGTTCCAGCGGCGCGTGGAGAGGACGCGGCCGAGCTCCGCGACGAGGTCGGGGGTGGAggtggatggggatggggatggggatgcggGCGCGGATGCGGCGGCCGCTGCGCGCTGGGAGAGGGGCGGGAGGCGGCGCATGGCGGCGGGGTTTAGGGTTTTGCGGCGGCGGGAGCGTGTGAGGGGGTTAGTGGGGGTTTAGCCGCGCACCGGCGCGGAGGGGGAagggggcggaggaggcggccgtGCTTCGCtggcttttctttctttttccccaATCCGCTCTGGTGGTCTGGACTCTGGTCCGTTCGGCGCGACCCGGCCGAACCGGAGGCCCCGCTTACTGCACAGCATGCGCGGCGCGCTGATCTGCGCCGTTGCCTGGATCCGACGGCCCGCACGCTCCCGTCTCCGCCCCCAGCCAGAAATTCCCCACTCCCTTCCCCGGTCCGACTCCGGCCGCCATGCGGCGCCTGCTCCAGCTCCGAGTCGCCTTCCGCAACTGGAGCCCTGTCAGATCCCGGGTGTCAACTAAGCGAATTTCAGAGAGATCGAACTAGAGGAAGGGGATCTGAGATCCAGAATTTGTATGGATATTGTAAGATATATGTTTATAGGGTATTTCTTCTGCTCAAAGGCAAGAATAGGATCAATTCACGCTACCTACTCAGCCACAGCCCGACTCACTTATAGGCGAGAAAGTTACAGTTCACTGTAGCGACAACATAAGGTGAAAAGTAAAACAGTAGATGCATCCGACGGTCGACAGCGTAAGTAACTTGAGCTGCTCGATGGCGACCGTCTGATGGGGCTCGAAGCGATACCAGCTCGATGGAGGTCGTTAACTGAAGATGACACTTGGTTTGGGTTCAGAACAGCTGATGCCTGACATTGCCCCTGTCTGAGACTCGACGTGTCCTCACGGCGATTATGAGACTGATCTCCATGCTTGAGTTGTCGAACGAAAGAACGCTGGAAATGTATGCTTTATGAATTCATCATCTTCCCAGGTAGCATCTTCGGGTGCCATGTTTTCCCACTGAATCAGCCATTGAACAACAGGCAGGTTGTGTCTTGGTACTTGTCTCACTTCAAGCACCATAGTTGGTTCGGTTTTGATTGAACCATCCTCATTGACCATTGGCAGATCTGGACTAGGGATAGATTTCTTCCCCAAATGCTTCTTCAACTGTCTGACATGAAAGATTGGGTGTATCTTGACATGTGCCGGAAATTGGAGTTTGTAAGCAGAGTTACCAATTCTATGAACTACACTGAAAAGACCATAATATTTGTTCTGTAGTTTCAAGGTACCTCGAAAACCAAATGTTGCTAGTCGGTATGGAGCCATTTTCAAGTATACTAGGTCTCCATGTTGAAATTGTCTCTCACTTCTTTTTAAATCTGCATACCTCTTCATCCTATTTTGAGCTTGAGATAAATTTGCCTTGAGTTGATCTAACATGTGTTGTTTAGCCGATAAAAATTCCTGAGCTTCCAAGTCTGCTGGACCAGGGATGGCCAACTCACAAATTAAAGGAGGAGGAAATCCATATAAAGCCTGGAACGGTGACATTTTCAGAGCTGTATGGTAACTTGTATTGTATCAATATTCGGCAAGGGGCAGCCAAGATAGCCATTTCTTTGGTTCCAAAGTGGACATGCATCTCAGATATGTTTCTAAACATTGGTTGACTCTCTTTGTTTGCCCATCTGTTTGAGGGTGATATGCAGAATTGTATCTCAACTCCACTCTAAGTGCTGCAAATATGTCTCTCCACAACTGACTGGTGAATATCCTGTCTCTATCCAAAATGATTAGCTTGGGAAGTCCATGCAACCTGATGATATGATCTACAAAAACCTGAGCCACACTATGAACAGTATAAGGATGTGAGAGGGCCAAGAAGTGGGAGTATTTTGTGAATCTATCTACCACCACTAAAATGACCTCTTTGCCTTGAGAATTAGGGAGACCTTCAATGAAATCCACAGAAATATGTTGCCAGACCATGTCAGCCACCGGGAGGGGGTCTAATAGTCTAGGTTGAAGGCAATTTTCATGCTTTGCTCTCTAGCAAACTATGCAAGATGCAATGTAAGTCTCCACATGTTGTTTCATGCCAGGACAATAGAATATGCCTTTTATCCTTTGATAAGTAGCTCTCATGCCAGAGTGGCCTCCTACTGGAGAACTATGCAATGCAGCAATGAGTTGTTCTTGCAAGTTTTTGTCATTGCCCACTAGTATCTTTCATTTATATCTGATAATACCAGCATGCAAGGTGTAATTTGTGACAGTCTCAGCTTTCTGCAGCAGTAATTTCTCTTGCAAAGCTTTTGTCACATGATCATTTCTGTAGCTTGTTATCAGATCTTCAACCCATAATGGAGTGACAGAGGAGATAGCCATACATTTAGGCCACATTCTAGACAGGGCATCTGCCACTCAGTACTCCCCTTCTTGTATTGGATTGTGAAATTAAATTCCAGCAGTTTCatcatcaatttgtgttgcactcCCTTTGTAATTCTTTGATTAGTAATGAATTTCAAAGACTGTTGGTCAATCTTGATAATGACACTGTTCCCTAACAGGTAGTGTCTCCATTTCTTTAAAGCTTCCAGAATAGCAAGAGCTTCTTTTTCATAGGTGGAGAGTGCAGCATTTCTTGGACAAAGTGCAGAGCTGTAATAAGCAAGGGGCCTTCCTTGCTGCATAAGAACAGCACCAATGCCATGACCAGAAGCATCAGTCTCCAGAAGAAAAGGTTGCTTGAAATCTGGTAGGGCTAAAACTGGTGCAGAGATAAGGGCCTGTTGGAGTGTTTTAAAAGCCAGATCTTGCTCTGCCGTCCACTGGAATTGTCCCTTCTTCAGACTGTTGTGCAGTGGTTTGCAAATAATGCCATAGTTCTTGATAAACCTTCTATAGTACCCTGCCAAGCCCAAGAAACTCCTCAGCTTAGTTGCATCAGTAGGAGTAGGCCACTGAGATATAGTAGTGATCTTTTCAGGATCTGTAGCAACACCTTCTCCAGAAACCACATGTCCCAAATACTACACTTTATCCACAGCaaacacacatttggacaacttagCGTATAGTTCATTTTCTCTGAGAATTTTGAGCACTTGTGCTAAATGATCCACATGCTCCTCTAATGTTCTACTCAAAATGAGTATGTCATCAAAGAACACTAGCACAAACTTTCTATTGTAGTGTGCAAAGAGAAAATTCATGAGAGCTTGAAAAGTGCCAGGTGCGTTGGATAAGCCAAAAGGCATGAACAAATATTCATAGTGACCCAAGAATGTTCGAAAAGCAATTTTGTGTACGTCTTCAGGATTCATTctgatttggtggtaaccagacCTTAGATCCAATttagagaatactttagctccatgCCGTTCATCCAATAAATCCTCAATCACCGGAATTGGGAATTTATTTTTGATTGTGACTGAATTCAATTTTCTGAAATCTGTGCACAGTCTCATAGTGTTGTTATTTTTCTTCACTAGAAGTACAGGGGCAACATAAGGGCTCTAGCTAGGTCTGATTAATTTGTTGTCCAACAAATGCTGAATCCGTTTTTCCATTTCTTCCTTCTGGTGATGGGGCACTCTATAAGGTATGGAGTGAGGGGGTTCCACTCCTGGCATCAAAGGAATTGTGTAGTCCAAAGCTCTACTAGGTGGTAGCTTTGTAGGCTCCTGGAACACATCCTTGTATTCTTCCAACAATTGTTGGACTGCAGCTGGAATGCAGTGATTGGCAGGAGCTTCCATTAAGATGCTGTTCAATTGTATAAGAAATCCTTGCATTCCTTTGTCCAACATTTTTGGGAGTTTCTTCGCCTGCATTTCTTTCACTTCTTCATTAGTATTGAAGATAGTTGTTGTGACTTTAGTCTGTCCTTCCACTGTAAAACTGAACCGATGCCTAGGAACATCAAAAGTGACTGGGCTGACAAGGGTGAACCAGTCATAACCCAGAATAATGTCACGGCTAGGTAAATCCAGAACTCTGAAAGAGTGTTGCATTCCTAGTTTAGCAATCTGGAAAGGGCAATTTGGTACTGCAGTTGCAGATATTAGTGTACCTCCACCCGCAATGGAAATTGCTCTGGGTTTTCTGGGCAGCATATGACAGTTTGATTTAATTGCAAACTTTTCATTCATGAAAGAGGAGGAACTTCTAGAGTCTAGTAGAGCTATAGCTCTCTTACCATTAACAGATATAATTACTGTTGGGGTTTGCACCGTTGACTGATGACCCAGGGCATAAGCAGAGATAAAAATTGCTTGTTCATGTTGCTCCTCTATATTTTCTAATTGTTCTGGATGTGTCTCTTCTTGTTCTAGTGGGCCAGTATCATCCACCTCTTGTTGCATGAGATGCACATTAGGAATAAGAGTGCATTTATGCCCATGTACCCATTTGTTACCACATCTCCAGCAGTCACCAGCTTTTCTTATCCTCTGAGCAGTATTGTTGACATTGTCTGCAGATTTAGTGCCAGTTGGAGCCTGAGGTAACACATGAGTGTGTAGCTGTTTAGATAAGCTGGCACTTGTGTTCTTCTGATAGTAGTTGTTATAAGGCACAAATGCCTTTTTCTGATTAACAGACACAGGTGGGTGACAAGGTTCAATGTCCCTTGCCAAGCAATAGGCATCACTGAGAGTTCGaggtctcactactagggaaaagcctatacacagaatcttaccagcagcgcgctccaaaataactcgctgctgctaactagcagtagcgcggacAGACGAAACCCGCTGCTgagacaaatatagcagtagcgcgtcacccCAAAGACACGCTGCTGCTATAATTcctacgaggccgccgcgaggGTAGTTATAGAAGCAACGCGTTAAGgtgatgcgcgctactgctacatggcATAATAGCAGTGCATTTCTctgataagcgctactgctaagtttcctacaaaaatttagtcccacctcgctccgtgaagagagtttctaccaccttaaatatgttacttctcacactttgacaagcacttgatcttcattgaactctatgtgtagaatttgtggctgcaatatgagtcttcacctgttcctaaaccggtgaggactcatattgtcaaatcagattgtacacaaaaagatcgttgatgatcaatgtgtttttgatatattgaacaaagtctatttttacatgctgacacatagcagtagcgctttactgtgaaaggcgctgctgctaggtagcttagcagtagcgtcttttcctgaagagcgctactgctaagccattcatctccc
It contains:
- the LOC119340575 gene encoding pentatricopeptide repeat-containing protein At5g65560-like, whose translation is MRRLPPLSQRAAAAASAPASPSPSPSTSTPDLVAELGRVLSTRRWNKGRAYKRLAPSVTPALVADLFRAPSAAPDPATALAFFDWVARRQGFRHTAASHAALLHLLSRWRSPARYEQLVFSMFGCSRSAEDTRVSADALRAICRTGAARHALSPACYNFALRSLARFDMTEEMERVYSQLVGDGLLPDTKTYNAMIKSYCKEGDLPKAHRYFKLLLECGLEPDTFTCNALVLGYCRTGNLRRACWLLLMMPLVGCQRNEYSYTILIQGLCEARRVREALVLFLMMRGDGCSPNSHTYMFLIGGLCKEGRVADARMLLDEMSRGGVAPSVMTYNAMIVGYCKAGRMQDALGIKELMEGNGCHPNDWTYDTLIHGLCDGKMDEAEQLLDSAVKGGFTPTVVTFTILIDGYCKAERIDDALRVKNNMMLSKCKLDIHVYGKLINSLIKKDRLKEAKELLAEISATGLVPNVFTYTSVIDGFCKIGKVDFALEVLKMMEHDDCQPNTWTYNSLMYGLIQDKKLHNAMALITKMQKDGITPNVITYTALVQGQCNQHEFDNAFRLLEMMEQNDLTPDDQLYGILTGALCKAGRAEEAYSFLVRKGVALTKILYTILIDGFSKAGKSDIAATLLDSMIGEGCTPDSYTYSVLLHALCKEKKLQEALPILDQMTQRGIKCTIFAYTTLINEMLREGKHDHAKRMYDEMVSSGHKPSATTYTVFINSFCKEGRVEEAENLIVEMEREGVARDAVTYNTFIDGCGNMGYIDRAFHTLKRMMDASCEPDYATYCILLKHLLKENFNFRYADTSGMWNFIELDTVWQFLERISKHGLNPTITTYSSLIAGFCKANRIEESCILFYHMCSKDIPPNEEIYKLLIKCCCDTKSFEKASSFVHNMIQHRFQPHLESYQLLILGLCNEGEFEKAKSLFCDLLELGYNHDEVAWKILNDGLLKGGYVDICSQMLSTMENKHCSISSQTHAMVTNGLHEASGSLVGELRGEAL